One genomic region from Thermoplasmata archaeon encodes:
- a CDS encoding alkaline phosphatase family protein, translated as MKKTSLFLSIVAFSTGCLFILLSVWTGLSIQGYKSPLSSYKNDTMEHGSPITEKVVFVVVDGLRYDISCKMSFLNTLRENGSDLVSWTNIPSLSYPGWSALLTGARPEVTGKILNWGDVALRTENLFSVTYEMGVGNSLIGCPDWWLLLGDNITGGEKIEGTGDFVAADLEVKNAALRILRNPPSLTLIHFLSVDVAGHLYGGASEGYLSRAREIDSYIKEIAGMLDWNTTTLIVTSDHGHRDVGGHGGEEASSRKSFAVFYGKGIRKVRGEIDQIDICPTISNLLGLKIPSSAQGRILFECLDQSQENRAVYAYLLLKQRYFFSKAYLNSTGAEIQLNSSYMENAYAEILVGNFTNAEALSNKGVEEYNSMIEMSRESRIIDQQMNVGLFSFLGLLLSVWFVFMMFRREHLNIRELLVPTLLAGAILSVYFSIFFMIGMDFSFSVFNETSDVLKAILISFFVPGLLLFVSVTLYGYFTRRQQGHLGVKTLGVGMYGLILVFFTLFISVNGIAYGFVFTDFVTHIDEFMRVFLGGFICAGLLMYLGAALPLVEWINNRFVREP; from the coding sequence ATGAAAAAAACCTCACTTTTTCTTTCAATAGTTGCGTTTTCAACTGGGTGTCTTTTCATTCTGCTTTCAGTTTGGACTGGGCTCTCCATCCAGGGATATAAATCGCCTCTGTCGTCCTATAAAAATGATACTATGGAACATGGAAGCCCAATTACTGAAAAGGTTGTGTTTGTGGTAGTAGATGGACTGAGATACGACATATCCTGCAAAATGAGCTTTCTAAATACTCTTCGAGAGAATGGCAGCGACCTTGTTTCTTGGACAAACATTCCATCCCTCTCATACCCTGGGTGGAGTGCATTACTTACAGGAGCAAGACCAGAAGTTACAGGGAAGATTCTGAATTGGGGTGATGTCGCACTCCGTACCGAGAATTTGTTTTCAGTAACTTATGAGATGGGAGTCGGAAATTCACTGATAGGTTGCCCGGATTGGTGGTTGCTGTTGGGGGACAACATTACTGGTGGAGAAAAAATTGAGGGCACTGGCGATTTCGTTGCTGCTGACCTCGAGGTGAAAAATGCAGCGTTGCGAATTTTACGAAACCCTCCCTCTTTGACTCTTATTCACTTTCTAAGTGTTGATGTTGCGGGTCATTTGTATGGGGGTGCATCAGAGGGATATCTCTCGCGTGCTAGGGAGATTGATAGTTACATAAAAGAGATTGCTGGGATGCTCGATTGGAACACTACAACGTTGATTGTTACATCTGACCATGGGCATAGGGATGTTGGAGGGCATGGTGGTGAGGAGGCATCTTCTAGGAAATCCTTTGCAGTGTTTTATGGGAAGGGGATAAGAAAGGTGCGTGGAGAGATTGACCAGATAGATATATGTCCAACAATTTCAAATCTCCTAGGGTTGAAAATTCCTTCATCAGCTCAGGGTAGGATACTTTTCGAATGCCTCGATCAGAGCCAGGAAAATAGGGCAGTTTATGCCTATCTTTTGCTGAAGCAGCGGTATTTTTTCTCAAAAGCATATCTTAATTCGACAGGTGCTGAAATCCAATTAAATTCAAGTTATATGGAGAATGCATACGCTGAAATTCTCGTAGGAAATTTTACTAACGCAGAGGCACTTTCAAACAAGGGGGTTGAAGAATACAATTCAATGATTGAGATGTCGAGAGAGAGTCGGATTATTGATCAGCAGATGAACGTTGGTCTGTTTTCATTTTTAGGTTTACTCCTCTCTGTATGGTTTGTATTCATGATGTTTCGAAGAGAACACCTTAATATAAGGGAGTTATTGGTACCAACACTACTTGCGGGAGCTATTCTATCCGTCTATTTCTCAATTTTCTTTATGATTGGGATGGATTTTTCGTTTTCCGTATTCAATGAAACGAGTGATGTGTTGAAAGCCATTTTAATTTCTTTCTTCGTGCCAGGATTGCTTTTATTTGTCTCAGTCACTCTCTACGGGTACTTCACAAGAAGGCAACAGGGGCATTTAGGAGTAAAAACATTAGGTGTGGGCATGTATGGTCTGATACTTGTATTTTTCACATTGTTTATCTCAGTCAATGGGATTGCCTACGGTTTTGTCTTCACAGATTTCGTTACCCATATTGATGAATTCATGAGGGTCTTTCTTGGCGGGTTCATATGTGCTGGCTTGTTGATGTATCTTGGTGCTGCGCTTCCATTGGTAGAATGGATAAACAACAGATTTGTCAGAGAACCTTAA
- a CDS encoding mechanosensitive ion channel encodes MDKARWLALTFILVITFVMLGNYDVVCGEENLNVFNRSSLSVDAHYPDASNFEFVIVNNNTMNYYIVNISSSVTDATFSSSENHFVVEPKSVKEVKVEIKPYKRVSKKNFNITFEIRNAVNLSQVQIFEFNVEINYVGVVSTEKVLGVLENFLPYPFNNVYGVFILDVILWSILIIFLYYVTETIIARLVKYTKTDLDDRILAIVRKPLLVFFVTYAIVSSTEILDMPDIFYFYLYNFYWSVVILLFGYMAYRLWKDVVIYFFSKVAQKTETEIDDILVPVFDKVGGTVIVVLILIYFVNKVFSVDVTLLVASMGVLGLIIGFAAQDSLSNFFSGVLLLLDRPFVEGDIVILGDSDKWYRVERIGLRSTRFYSIFEDVTVVIPNNKLSSERIVNVVEPGETLRGRVDFSVSYGSDPKKVLKVAEEVALAHPDVLKEKDKAPVVRFRDFGDSSLNFAIFFVVRDYNLKYKVESEIRTNLFERFKKEGIEIPFPQLDVHIKDGKGG; translated from the coding sequence ATGGACAAGGCCCGCTGGTTAGCTCTTACTTTCATTCTTGTGATTACATTTGTGATGTTAGGAAACTACGATGTCGTGTGTGGAGAAGAAAATCTGAATGTATTTAACCGCTCTTCACTCTCAGTAGATGCTCATTACCCAGACGCATCCAATTTTGAGTTCGTAATTGTAAATAACAACACAATGAATTACTATATTGTGAACATATCTTCCAGTGTCACGGATGCCACCTTTTCATCATCCGAAAATCATTTCGTAGTAGAGCCAAAAAGCGTTAAAGAAGTAAAGGTGGAAATAAAGCCATATAAAAGAGTTTCAAAAAAGAACTTTAATATAACTTTTGAGATTAGGAACGCTGTAAATCTCAGCCAAGTTCAAATTTTTGAGTTTAATGTTGAGATAAATTATGTCGGCGTAGTTTCCACAGAAAAGGTGCTTGGAGTCCTTGAAAATTTTCTACCCTATCCATTTAACAATGTATATGGCGTTTTCATTCTAGATGTAATTCTGTGGAGTATCCTTATAATATTTCTCTACTATGTTACAGAAACTATCATCGCGCGGTTAGTAAAATATACCAAAACAGACCTGGACGACAGAATACTAGCAATAGTAAGAAAACCATTGCTTGTTTTCTTCGTGACCTATGCAATTGTATCGTCAACTGAAATTCTCGACATGCCTGATATATTCTACTTTTATCTTTACAATTTTTACTGGTCGGTGGTAATTTTACTTTTCGGTTACATGGCTTATCGGCTCTGGAAAGATGTGGTAATTTACTTCTTCAGTAAGGTAGCTCAAAAAACAGAAACTGAAATTGATGACATCCTCGTGCCTGTATTTGACAAAGTGGGAGGAACCGTAATCGTGGTCTTAATTCTGATCTATTTTGTAAACAAGGTATTCTCTGTAGATGTGACGCTACTTGTCGCTAGTATGGGTGTACTTGGTCTAATCATCGGTTTTGCAGCTCAGGATTCACTCTCCAACTTTTTCTCCGGTGTTCTTCTTCTACTGGACAGACCATTTGTTGAAGGAGACATTGTGATTCTTGGAGATAGTGATAAGTGGTATAGAGTAGAAAGGATCGGGCTGAGAAGCACAAGATTCTATTCAATATTTGAGGATGTTACTGTAGTAATTCCAAACAATAAACTTTCTTCTGAAAGAATAGTGAATGTGGTAGAGCCGGGAGAAACCCTAAGAGGTAGAGTAGATTTCTCTGTTTCATATGGTTCAGACCCAAAGAAAGTCCTTAAAGTAGCAGAAGAAGTAGCCCTTGCTCATCCAGATGTGCTCAAAGAGAAGGATAAGGCCCCTGTAGTAAGATTCAGAGATTTTGGAGATTCTTCTTTAAACTTTGCAATCTTTTTTGTAGTTAGAGATTACAATCTAAAATACAAAGTGGAATCTGAAATTCGCACGAATTTGTTTGAGAGATTCAAGAAAGAGGGAATAGAGATTCCATTCCCACAACTAGATGTCCACATAAAGGATGGAAAGGGTGGTTAA
- the gvpD gene encoding gas vesicle protein GvpD P-loop domain-containing protein, with amino-acid sequence MRGMLPKEIRNFFRQNSGRSLLIKGAPGSGKTTLALQILEETVDINRGFYISTRVSDEAIFSQFKWLKEKEWRDRLIDITKDFLREIVPEKREIPEKKVVKAKEILSTLTGETEKRGVEYRTKLLSLIQEVEVPEIENLYDRIQSHLPSRCMVVIDSIDGLGEKYGIPYLKIVEALQKDLVEQTDVNLVVVVESEGQTPIDYLVDGIISLGMERYGMSQIREMSVQKMRGVKIEKPYYLFTLLDGRFHTLEEGDKKEKAHKWTPIMHTVEKYSTGMKEVDHFIDEILPGEIIFIEGEPTVPETSMVPFILSPVANFLSQGHGVMLIPPVSMTLKHLSPVIQAANENVSNLRVFLKVHESSSEKHVVRLPYKNSMEDYQIWLENYNELLKQSKKPFLLAVGLDTQESAYRKEELMEVLMQVVEHARTKHDILLLATKLKGALNTPASAICKTHLRLQERNGLAFLTGQKKRTGTYWVRRVPREYVDDIELLPIL; translated from the coding sequence ATGAGAGGCATGCTTCCAAAAGAAATAAGAAACTTTTTTCGCCAGAACTCAGGAAGGTCTTTGCTAATAAAGGGAGCACCCGGGAGCGGTAAGACTACACTGGCTCTTCAAATCCTTGAGGAAACTGTTGATATCAACAGAGGTTTTTACATTTCGACGAGAGTTTCTGACGAAGCAATCTTTTCCCAGTTTAAGTGGCTGAAGGAAAAGGAGTGGAGGGACCGACTGATTGATATCACAAAGGACTTTCTAAGAGAGATTGTTCCAGAGAAGCGTGAGATCCCAGAGAAAAAAGTAGTCAAGGCAAAAGAGATTCTCAGCACGCTAACTGGAGAAACCGAGAAAAGGGGAGTAGAATATCGAACTAAACTTTTGAGTTTGATTCAGGAAGTAGAGGTGCCAGAAATCGAAAATCTATATGATCGCATTCAATCACATCTTCCAAGTAGATGTATGGTCGTGATAGATAGCATTGATGGGCTGGGTGAGAAGTATGGAATTCCGTATCTGAAAATTGTTGAAGCCCTGCAGAAGGACCTTGTAGAGCAAACAGATGTGAACCTCGTGGTCGTTGTTGAAAGCGAAGGTCAGACCCCAATAGATTATCTGGTTGACGGGATTATCTCCCTAGGGATGGAGAGATATGGAATGTCACAAATAAGAGAAATGAGTGTGCAGAAGATGCGTGGCGTAAAAATCGAGAAGCCATACTATCTTTTTACACTTCTAGATGGGAGATTCCATACTCTAGAAGAAGGCGATAAAAAAGAAAAAGCTCATAAATGGACACCAATTATGCACACAGTTGAGAAATATTCTACAGGGATGAAAGAAGTGGACCATTTCATCGATGAGATACTTCCAGGTGAAATAATTTTCATTGAAGGAGAACCCACAGTTCCTGAGACCAGCATGGTTCCGTTTATCCTCTCACCTGTTGCTAATTTCCTTTCTCAAGGACATGGGGTTATGCTCATACCTCCCGTATCAATGACATTGAAACACTTATCACCAGTAATCCAGGCCGCTAACGAGAATGTTTCAAATCTAAGAGTTTTTCTCAAAGTTCATGAAAGTTCCTCAGAAAAACATGTTGTTAGGTTACCTTACAAAAACAGTATGGAGGACTATCAGATTTGGCTCGAAAATTATAATGAACTTCTTAAACAATCAAAGAAGCCATTTCTTCTTGCAGTTGGTCTTGATACACAAGAATCCGCTTATAGAAAGGAGGAGCTGATGGAGGTACTGATGCAAGTGGTAGAGCACGCGAGGACCAAACACGACATACTATTGCTTGCTACCAAACTGAAGGGGGCATTGAACACACCTGCATCTGCAATCTGCAAAACTCATCTGCGACTCCAAGAACGTAATGGCCTCGCATTCCTTACAGGCCAAAAGAAGAGAACTGGTACATACTGGGTCCGAAGAGTTCCAAGAGAATATGTTGATGATATAGAGTTACTCCCAATCCTTTGA
- the moaD gene encoding molybdopterin converting factor subunit 1, whose translation MKVTVKYFAGLRDIAGKENEKIEVKEKIRIRELLGIIYKKYPDMKQAEIIVAKNRAYADENEVVEEGDEIALLPPVSGG comes from the coding sequence ATGAAAGTCACTGTAAAATATTTTGCGGGGTTGCGAGATATTGCTGGAAAGGAAAACGAAAAAATTGAAGTAAAGGAAAAAATAAGGATTAGAGAACTTCTGGGTATAATTTACAAAAAGTACCCTGACATGAAACAGGCGGAGATAATTGTGGCTAAAAATAGAGCTTATGCTGATGAGAATGAGGTAGTAGAAGAGGGTGACGAAATTGCCCTTCTACCTCCAGTCAGTGGTGGTTGA
- a CDS encoding molybdenum cofactor biosynthesis protein MoaE, whose translation MAIVKVSIGRKKFSLERILSNVPETSGACVVFIGVVRGRDDGKKVDKLEYTAYDKMARKELKEICNAVAKEQKVDAIYIHHRIGTLKPGEPTLYIVVFAPHRSEGFAACRDVLELVKQKVPIWKKEFVEGKSKWK comes from the coding sequence ATGGCAATTGTCAAGGTGAGTATCGGTAGAAAAAAATTTTCTCTGGAAAGGATTTTATCAAATGTGCCAGAAACAAGTGGTGCTTGTGTTGTATTCATTGGGGTGGTCAGGGGAAGAGACGACGGAAAAAAGGTGGACAAACTGGAGTACACTGCCTACGACAAAATGGCACGAAAGGAATTAAAGGAAATTTGCAATGCAGTCGCCAAAGAACAAAAAGTTGACGCGATCTATATCCATCACAGAATTGGAACCCTTAAACCAGGTGAACCTACACTCTATATAGTTGTCTTTGCTCCACATAGAAGTGAAGGGTTCGCAGCCTGCAGAGATGTGCTGGAATTAGTGAAACAGAAAGTTCCCATATGGAAAAAAGAGTTTGTTGAGGGCAAAAGCAAGTGGAAGTAA
- the queA gene encoding tRNA preQ1(34) S-adenosylmethionine ribosyltransferase-isomerase QueA — MKLKDFDFELPKELIAQEPVEPRDSARLLCVWKKSGKIEHRIFRDLVEYFESGDVLVLNDTKVIPATVTAMKSTGGKVKLLFLRKVREDAWEVLASGKLKGEQFVLSAGERKMELIKDGNRWICIAPEINAILREHGKMPLPPYIKKEIKQPDDYQTVYAKKEGSIAAPTAGLHFTEGLLEQLKRLGVKIVFLTLHVGYGTFHIPQSEEVEEHKMEEEWYEIPRKVASEINLASQKNKKVCCVGTTTMRALESASRNGVVYESSGETNLFIYPGYKFQSPVNAFITNFHLPKSTPILLTSAILGREKLMEVYRIAIEQRYRFFSFGDAMAVWEI; from the coding sequence ATGAAACTGAAGGATTTCGATTTTGAGCTTCCAAAAGAACTCATCGCACAGGAGCCCGTAGAACCGAGGGATAGTGCAAGGTTGCTCTGTGTCTGGAAAAAATCAGGTAAGATTGAACACAGGATTTTTCGCGACCTGGTAGAATATTTCGAAAGCGGGGATGTGCTAGTTCTCAACGACACAAAAGTGATCCCTGCAACAGTTACAGCAATGAAAAGCACTGGTGGTAAAGTAAAACTTCTTTTTCTGAGAAAGGTTAGAGAGGATGCATGGGAAGTGCTTGCATCTGGAAAACTCAAAGGCGAACAGTTCGTGCTGAGTGCTGGTGAACGTAAAATGGAACTTATAAAGGATGGCAATCGATGGATATGCATCGCTCCTGAGATCAATGCAATATTAAGAGAACATGGGAAAATGCCTCTTCCTCCTTACATTAAAAAGGAAATTAAACAACCAGACGATTATCAGACCGTCTATGCCAAAAAAGAGGGTTCAATTGCTGCACCCACTGCGGGACTGCACTTCACAGAAGGACTTTTGGAGCAGTTAAAAAGATTAGGGGTGAAAATTGTTTTTCTCACACTGCATGTTGGGTATGGCACATTCCACATTCCACAAAGTGAAGAAGTTGAAGAGCATAAAATGGAAGAGGAGTGGTATGAAATTCCCAGAAAAGTTGCCTCCGAGATAAATTTAGCAAGTCAAAAAAATAAAAAAGTTTGCTGTGTCGGCACCACAACTATGCGTGCCCTCGAGAGTGCCTCCAGAAATGGAGTAGTTTATGAATCCTCTGGGGAAACAAACTTATTTATTTATCCGGGCTACAAATTCCAGAGTCCAGTAAATGCATTCATTACGAACTTTCATCTTCCAAAATCTACACCAATACTCCTGACTTCAGCAATCCTTGGAAGAGAGAAATTAATGGAAGTTTACAGAATT
- a CDS encoding CBS domain-containing protein, producing MPQKSKEVLKAKDIMTTKVITVEKDATLEAALGTMKKYNVHVLPVMRKSKPVGVVTYEEFIKRRQWPMTTKVESIMLPAPKVSPDASIEEVAEMMHTTGHRAILVVEGNTLKGIVSRRDLVAAVSEMKNYAELPVSNIMSQEPICISESDTLDRARQLIKSLDETNIPVVDKKGKAVGVIGLKDIASALSRDRQKGKRDWLKQAPATTIEVKSIMNPPITVDPESNLREAIQLMKKNRISSVLVTENSKPVGILTAADVVEYVASSISRPSTYVQITGLEEDHDTMDAFDHIVSKGLKRIGRFITPRMLNVHVSVIHKTGEVKHYTTAARLTTPRGVFYARHSSWDILECIDTCMRELEKRAKKEKDRLITERKKVGKSI from the coding sequence ATGCCGCAGAAGTCAAAAGAAGTTCTGAAAGCAAAGGATATAATGACCACGAAGGTGATTACAGTTGAGAAAGATGCTACGCTTGAAGCCGCACTGGGTACCATGAAAAAATACAACGTTCATGTGTTGCCCGTGATGAGAAAGAGTAAGCCAGTAGGAGTGGTTACCTATGAGGAATTCATAAAGAGACGCCAGTGGCCCATGACGACCAAGGTAGAATCTATAATGCTGCCCGCACCTAAGGTTTCTCCAGATGCTAGTATCGAGGAAGTGGCAGAGATGATGCATACCACAGGGCACAGAGCCATTCTTGTGGTAGAGGGCAATACCCTAAAGGGAATTGTGTCCAGAAGAGACCTTGTGGCTGCGGTGTCTGAAATGAAAAATTACGCTGAACTTCCGGTTTCAAATATTATGTCCCAAGAGCCAATTTGTATTTCAGAAAGTGATACACTGGATAGAGCAAGACAACTAATAAAGAGCTTAGACGAGACAAATATTCCCGTGGTGGATAAAAAGGGAAAAGCAGTGGGTGTAATCGGGTTGAAAGACATCGCCAGTGCCCTTAGTAGGGATAGGCAGAAGGGAAAAAGGGACTGGTTAAAACAGGCACCAGCAACTACAATAGAAGTAAAAAGTATAATGAATCCACCAATTACGGTAGACCCAGAAAGTAATCTCAGAGAGGCAATTCAGCTCATGAAAAAGAACAGGATTTCAAGTGTACTTGTCACAGAAAATTCAAAGCCAGTCGGAATCCTTACTGCTGCGGATGTAGTGGAATATGTTGCAAGTTCGATTTCTAGGCCAAGCACATATGTACAAATTACTGGGCTCGAGGAAGACCACGACACAATGGATGCATTTGACCATATTGTGAGTAAAGGTCTAAAGAGAATAGGGAGATTTATTACTCCAAGGATGTTGAATGTACATGTCAGCGTGATACACAAAACAGGGGAAGTGAAGCATTATACTACTGCAGCGAGATTGACAACGCCTAGAGGCGTGTTTTACGCCAGGCATTCCAGTTGGGACATTCTTGAGTGCATAGATACTTGCATGCGTGAACTCGAAAAACGAGCTAAGAAAGAAAAGGACAGATTGATTACGGAGAGAAAGAAGGTAGGAAAATCCATCTAG
- a CDS encoding zinc ribbon domain-containing protein, whose product MVFKAYLPDGRIVCSSCKSEVKQKDNRCEVCLSLLEVEKEGIECPYCGKVVDRYATICEYCGKVLRETRTKDSTAVDEEFLLKLLDLGKKVEKETPEDIEERTKALEVIKAVAGVVDETTQHAEKVEKPRDTKLEVEKELEKEQEVEVKSIVIPDELRKQFSKILETDIAKLKEKIDTLPQGTLKDALATFIETISSVAETKIGGQIEKDKFLVEIVSLLNENIECINSVIDQYLDFTKMQTAMEETISKATQTSGGKISKKDWLAAQKQVQAELFKVKKELDEETEKRVKKATKKAEEEIEKLKSQIAELTTENEKLKKMAVTDEEIEELRTMLKTLDDLLGELPDNKIEEFAKSEKFKLYEKILDKYKVGED is encoded by the coding sequence ATGGTGTTTAAGGCCTATCTGCCTGATGGCAGAATCGTCTGTTCTTCGTGCAAATCGGAAGTAAAACAGAAAGATAACCGGTGTGAGGTCTGTCTCTCTCTGCTGGAAGTGGAAAAGGAAGGCATTGAATGCCCCTACTGCGGAAAAGTAGTCGATAGATACGCTACAATATGTGAGTACTGCGGCAAGGTGTTGCGGGAGACTAGAACCAAAGACAGCACAGCAGTAGATGAAGAATTTCTTCTGAAATTGCTTGACCTCGGAAAAAAAGTGGAAAAAGAGACCCCAGAAGACATTGAGGAACGCACTAAGGCACTGGAAGTGATAAAGGCAGTTGCTGGCGTTGTGGACGAAACTACCCAGCATGCGGAAAAGGTGGAAAAACCGCGTGACACAAAGCTAGAAGTTGAAAAAGAACTAGAAAAAGAGCAGGAAGTTGAAGTGAAGTCAATAGTGATTCCTGATGAATTAAGAAAACAATTTTCGAAAATTCTTGAAACAGACATTGCGAAGTTGAAGGAAAAGATAGACACACTGCCTCAGGGAACTCTGAAAGACGCACTGGCTACATTCATAGAAACAATTTCTTCTGTAGCTGAGACAAAGATAGGTGGTCAGATTGAAAAGGATAAATTTCTAGTTGAAATCGTATCCCTCCTGAATGAAAACATAGAATGTATAAATAGCGTTATCGACCAGTATCTCGATTTTACAAAAATGCAAACTGCTATGGAAGAGACAATTTCTAAGGCGACGCAAACCTCAGGAGGCAAAATCTCCAAGAAGGACTGGCTTGCAGCTCAGAAACAGGTGCAGGCAGAACTTTTTAAGGTGAAAAAAGAGCTGGACGAGGAAACTGAGAAACGGGTAAAGAAGGCAACAAAGAAGGCAGAAGAGGAGATTGAAAAACTGAAGAGCCAGATTGCTGAACTCACCACTGAAAATGAAAAACTGAAGAAAATGGCAGTTACTGACGAAGAAATTGAAGAACTTCGCACGATGCTTAAGACCTTAGATGACCTCTTAGGAGAATTGCCAGATAACAAAATTGAAGAGTTTGCAAAATCTGAAAAATTCAAATTGTATGAAAAAATTCTGGATAAATATAAAGTAGGAGAGGATTGA
- a CDS encoding S-methyl-5'-thioadenosine phosphorylase yields MEQIKAKIGVIGGSGLYDSGLFTPEETLKISTPYGAPSSNVEIGKIENVRVAFLARHGKGHVIPAHKVNYRANIWALKSVGVERIYSIQTVGSLKMEMEPGHLVVPDQFIDFTKKRDYSFYDGGRTYHISMADPFCGELRKLLWSTAEKLGIKVHQAGTYVCIEGPRFSTRAESKMFKNFADIIGMTLVPEAQLARELEICYASLCQITDYDVWAEKPVDAHEIISTMQKNIASIKKILSVCVPATPEQRSCECKNALEFAGV; encoded by the coding sequence ATGGAACAGATAAAGGCAAAAATTGGCGTGATTGGTGGTTCAGGCCTCTACGATTCTGGTCTTTTCACACCAGAGGAAACACTGAAAATCTCAACACCATATGGAGCGCCCTCATCAAATGTAGAGATTGGAAAAATAGAAAATGTAAGGGTAGCGTTTCTTGCAAGGCATGGAAAGGGGCATGTGATACCAGCCCACAAAGTGAATTACAGAGCAAACATCTGGGCGTTGAAGTCCGTTGGTGTGGAGAGAATTTATTCCATCCAAACAGTTGGCTCACTGAAGATGGAAATGGAGCCAGGTCATCTTGTTGTTCCAGACCAGTTCATAGATTTCACAAAGAAGCGAGATTACTCATTTTACGATGGTGGCAGAACCTACCACATCTCGATGGCAGACCCATTCTGCGGTGAACTTCGCAAACTGCTCTGGAGCACAGCGGAAAAGCTTGGAATAAAGGTTCATCAAGCGGGAACTTATGTTTGCATAGAAGGTCCTAGATTTTCCACCAGGGCAGAGAGCAAGATGTTCAAGAACTTTGCAGACATCATTGGTATGACGCTTGTGCCAGAAGCCCAGCTTGCCAGAGAGCTTGAGATCTGCTATGCAAGTTTATGCCAGATTACTGATTATGATGTCTGGGCTGAGAAGCCAGTGGATGCCCATGAGATTATTTCCACGATGCAGAAAAACATAGCCAGCATAAAGAAGATTCTCTCAGTATGTGTGCCCGCCACACCAGAGCAACGCTCATGCGAATGTAAGAATGCCCTTGAGTTTGCGGGAGTGTAG
- the tpiA gene encoding triose-phosphate isomerase yields the protein MERVVKLLRTPVLVVNYKIYDVSFGQKALELTKVLEKVSLEYGVEIGAAVTLPDIRLIAPQTKIPVLSQHADAIDFGSHTGFTHLENLKDAGAVGTLINHSEHRLKLADIEFLVEKCRKLGLISIVCTNNVATSCAAAALEPDFVAVEPPELIGGDIAVSTAKPEVISGTVDKVKRVSSKVKVLCGAGVKTGKDVAKAIELGSEGILLASGIVKAKDWEKATRDIVSGMLR from the coding sequence ATGGAAAGGGTGGTTAAGTTGCTGAGAACACCGGTGCTTGTGGTAAATTATAAAATTTACGATGTGAGCTTCGGACAGAAAGCGCTCGAGTTGACTAAAGTATTGGAAAAAGTGTCTCTAGAGTATGGTGTTGAAATTGGAGCTGCTGTAACATTACCTGATATAAGGTTAATCGCTCCCCAGACAAAAATTCCTGTTTTAAGTCAACATGCAGATGCAATTGATTTTGGTAGCCATACTGGTTTCACACACCTTGAAAACCTGAAGGATGCTGGAGCGGTGGGTACTCTCATAAATCACTCTGAGCACAGATTGAAGCTTGCAGATATAGAATTTCTAGTCGAAAAATGCAGGAAGCTTGGCTTAATCTCGATTGTATGCACAAACAATGTAGCAACTAGTTGTGCTGCAGCTGCCCTTGAGCCCGACTTTGTGGCTGTTGAACCACCTGAACTGATTGGGGGAGATATTGCGGTCTCTACAGCTAAACCAGAGGTGATTTCAGGCACTGTAGATAAAGTGAAACGAGTTTCCAGCAAAGTGAAGGTGCTCTGCGGAGCTGGCGTGAAAACAGGGAAGGATGTGGCAAAAGCAATTGAACTCGGTTCTGAGGGCATTCTCCTAGCAAGTGGAATAGTGAAAGCAAAGGATTGGGAGAAAGCGACTAGAGACATCGTATCTGGAATGTTAAGATGA
- a CDS encoding GNAT family N-acetyltransferase: MRQFKNSDVDRIQEIALNSLREIYDPSLYYSIAASWPEGFIVVENNGFVIGFIAGTIVSPEETRVLMFAVSEGYRDRGIGTMLFTEFIRRSAMIGARRISLEVRVSNRRAIDFYTRFSFVIVGLLPVYYSDGEDGYKMIKVL, encoded by the coding sequence ATGAGACAGTTCAAAAACAGTGATGTAGATAGAATCCAGGAGATTGCATTAAACTCGCTCAGGGAAATTTATGACCCTTCTCTCTATTACTCAATTGCGGCCAGTTGGCCAGAAGGGTTCATTGTGGTTGAAAATAATGGTTTTGTAATTGGTTTTATAGCAGGTACAATTGTATCGCCAGAAGAAACGAGGGTTTTGATGTTTGCGGTCTCAGAAGGATATCGAGATAGAGGTATAGGCACGATGCTGTTTACTGAGTTTATCCGAAGATCAGCAATGATTGGTGCTAGAAGAATTTCACTAGAGGTGCGTGTTTCAAACAGGAGAGCAATCGATTTCTACACTAGATTTTCTTTCGTAATCGTGGGTTTACTACCAGTTTACTATTCCGATGGAGAGGATGGCTACAAAATGATTAAGGTTCTCTGA